The following DNA comes from Corynebacterium atrinae.
CGCCGGAAGGCCGAAGCCTGACATTAGGCACCGCCTCTTCCTCTCACATGCACCGCTGTCCCGTCTCGGGTCAGCGGTGCTTGTGCTTGTCTGCTCCCACCGTGTTGGGGATATCCCTAGTGTGGGACTAGAATTCTGGCCTATACAGCATGAGAGGGGAACGTCTGTGGAGATTGTCGCCTGGGTCCTGGTTGTGATCGCCGCCGTGGCGATGTTGCTTGCGCTCTGGCGGTTTCTGACGCTGCGTTCTCAGGGCACGTCGGTGATTATTCGACGGCTTCCTGCCTCCGGTACGCACGGTTGGCGGCATGGCCGGGTGCGCTATAACGGGGAAGAATTGCACTACTACAAGCTCCGCTCCCTGTCACCTGGGGCGGACCTGGTGCTCAACCGACAGCAGTTGGAGTTCCTGGATAGTCGCCCGCTGACGGACCGGGAGGCCTCGTTCATGGACCCCAGTCTGAAAGTGACCACCATCTCCAATGACGGACAGCTCTATGAAATTGTGGTGGATTCCCGGGGTCTCATGGCGCTGACCGCCTGGATGGAGTCTGCCCCGAATATCCGTCAAGAGCGCACTGATTTCAACAAGCTCCGCAATCGCATCACCCGGCACCAGAACGGTCGCTAGGTTCCAGCTACCCTGTAACGCATGCGTCTTGTCATTGCTCGTTGCTCTGTTGATTACGTTGGCCGCCTTGAGGCCCATCTGCCGAAGGCGGATCGCCTGCTGATGATCAAGGCTGACGGGTCAGTCTCCATTCACGCGGATGATCGCGCCTACAAGCCCCTCAACTGGATGACACCTCCGTGCACCCTGGTCGAGCAGCCCATCACCGATGCCGATGGCGACGATACCGGGGAACTCTTGTGGATCGTGGAAAACCCCAAGGGTGAGCAGTTGCGCATCACCATCGAGAGCATTCAGCACGATACGTCCGTCGACCTGGGCGTTGATCCCGGTCTGGTCAAAGATGGCGTCGAGGCCCACCTGCAAGAGTTGCTGGCCGAACACATCACGACCCTAGGCGACGGCTACGAGCTGGTCCGCCGCGAGTTTCCCACGGCTATCGGCCCGGTCGACATTTTGGCTCGGGATCCCCGCGGGGCGACCATCGCGGTGGAGATTAAGCGGCGCGGCGGGATCGACGGCGTGGAACAGCTCACCCGCTATCTTGAGCTGCTCAATCGAGATGAGCTACTCAAGCCCGTGACCGGAGTGTTCGCCGCGCAGGAGATCAAGCCCCAGGCCCGTTTGCTCGCGGAAGATCGCGGCATCCGCTGCGTCACGCTCGATTATCACTCCCTGCGTGGCACGGAAAGCAACGAGCTGCGGTTGTTCTAATGCCTCGTCGTAATCGGTCTGTGCGGCCTGAGCTGCGCCCCTTGCCGACGGATGTCTTTGGCACGCAAACCGTCGAAGGCCCACACGGCGAGCTGTATCTCATGCGGCACATGAGTGCGTCCGCCGCCATCAAGTTCTATATCTGCCCTGGCTGCAATCAGAACATCCCGCCGGGCACGGCCCATATCGTCGCGTGGCCGAAGGAGGTGGGCCGGGGAGCCGAGGACCGCCGCCATTGGCACCGAGGGTGCTGGGACCGCAGATAAGAGGGTAGCCTTGTCCCCATGATCATCGCCTTCTCGGTTGCCCCCGCAGTGACGGCGACGGCTGATGCTGAGATGGCCGATGCCGTCTCGGCGGCCGTGCGAGTCGTGCGTGAGTCGGGGTTGCCCAACGAAACCAATGCCATGTTCACCCTCGTGGAGGGGGAGTGGGATGAGGTCATGGACGTGGTCAAACGCGCCACTGATGCCGTCCTCGCTGTCTCTCCGCGCGTGTCCTTGGTGCTCAAGGCGGATATCCGCCCGGGCCACCAAGACCAGTTGCACCAGAAGGTCGCGGCCGTGGAGTCGCGTTTGTCCCAGGAAGAGAAGTAGATGACCACCCCCCATCGTTATGTGTCCGGCGCCATCGACTTGGCTGATGTCAAGGCTCAAGCGGAAGCTCGTCAGCAGCCTGCTGGAGCCATTGCCTCCTTTATCGAGGTCACTCCGGAAAATTTCGAAGCCGATGTCGTGCGTCGCTCGCTCCAGGTGCCGGTCATCGTCATGGCGGGTTCCTCGCGGAGTCCCGAGTCTGAGCAACTAAAGGCTGATCTGCAGGCGTTGGCCGCGGCCGGAAACCTGCGCTTCATCGTGGGTTACGCGGATGCGGATACCCACCCAGAGGTAGCGCAGGCCTTCGGGGTGCAGGCGCTGCCCACGGTCATCGCGTTGGCCGGCGGGCGTCCCCTCACCCAGTTCGAAGGTGCCCAGCCCCGCGAGGTCCTGGACCAATGGCTTACCGGCCTGGTCAATGAGGTTGCTCCCCAGTTGCAGGGGCTTGATGCCGCGGGAGCCGAAGAACAGCCCGCTGAAGAAGATCCGCGGTTGGACGCTGCCATGGAGGCGCTCAACGCCGGCGACTTCGATGCCGCAATCGCCTTCTACGAAGAGATCCTCGCCGAGGAGCCGGAGAACAAGGACATCCAGCAGGCTCGAAACACCACCCTGTTGCTCAAGCGGATGAACCCCGACGACGACCCGATGGCAGCCGCAGAGGCTGACCCCGCGGACGTCGATAAGCAGTTTGCTGCGGTTGACGCAGAAATCGTTGCAGGTGCGCCCGAGCGGGCCTTCGACCGCCTCATCGGGTTGTTGCATACCCCGGAGAAGGATCGCGTGCGGGCTCGCCTCATCGAGCTGTTGGCGCTTTTCGACGCCGCCGATCCGCGCGTCACCGCCGCCCGAACGAAGATGGCGAGCGCGCTTTTCTAGTAAGATAAGCATCGATTACCCCCGGCGGGGGAATGTTACTCACTGAGGCATCACCCCCGGCCATTTGGCTTGCGAACTCCCACTATGGAGATCGGAGCTCATCATGTCCACCAACACCCCGACGAGGCCCACCCCCAAGGGCAAGGTGTTTAAGACAATGCAGAAGGTCGGCAAGGCCTTCATGCTTCCCATTGCTATCCTCCCGGCCGCGGGCTTGCTCCTTGGCATCGGCGGAGCCCTATCAAACCCCACGACGGTCGAGGCCTACCCCGTCCTGGACAACGCTGTCGCGCAAGGCATCTTCACCGTGATGTCGGACGCGGGCAGCGTGATTTTCGCTAACTTGGCGCTACTGCTGGCCGTCGGTCTGTGTATCGGCTTGGCACGGCGCGACAAGGGAACGGCGGCGCTGGCTGGTGTCGTCGGCTACCTCGTCATGACGGGCACGACCGCCTCACTTCTCAAGGTGTTCAATCCCGAGGGACAGGCGATCGATACCGGCATCATCGGCGCCCTGGTCATCGGCTCGATCACTGT
Coding sequences within:
- a CDS encoding DUF2550 domain-containing protein, with product MEIVAWVLVVIAAVAMLLALWRFLTLRSQGTSVIIRRLPASGTHGWRHGRVRYNGEELHYYKLRSLSPGADLVLNRQQLEFLDSRPLTDREASFMDPSLKVTTISNDGQLYEIVVDSRGLMALTAWMESAPNIRQERTDFNKLRNRITRHQNGR
- the nucS gene encoding endonuclease NucS, giving the protein MRLVIARCSVDYVGRLEAHLPKADRLLMIKADGSVSIHADDRAYKPLNWMTPPCTLVEQPITDADGDDTGELLWIVENPKGEQLRITIESIQHDTSVDLGVDPGLVKDGVEAHLQELLAEHITTLGDGYELVRREFPTAIGPVDILARDPRGATIAVEIKRRGGIDGVEQLTRYLELLNRDELLKPVTGVFAAQEIKPQARLLAEDRGIRCVTLDYHSLRGTESNELRLF
- a CDS encoding thiamine-binding protein; protein product: MIIAFSVAPAVTATADAEMADAVSAAVRVVRESGLPNETNAMFTLVEGEWDEVMDVVKRATDAVLAVSPRVSLVLKADIRPGHQDQLHQKVAAVESRLSQEEK
- a CDS encoding tetratricopeptide repeat protein, which gives rise to MTTPHRYVSGAIDLADVKAQAEARQQPAGAIASFIEVTPENFEADVVRRSLQVPVIVMAGSSRSPESEQLKADLQALAAAGNLRFIVGYADADTHPEVAQAFGVQALPTVIALAGGRPLTQFEGAQPREVLDQWLTGLVNEVAPQLQGLDAAGAEEQPAEEDPRLDAAMEALNAGDFDAAIAFYEEILAEEPENKDIQQARNTTLLLKRMNPDDDPMAAAEADPADVDKQFAAVDAEIVAGAPERAFDRLIGLLHTPEKDRVRARLIELLALFDAADPRVTAARTKMASALF